Proteins encoded in a region of the Trichomycterus rosablanca isolate fTriRos1 chromosome 26, fTriRos1.hap1, whole genome shotgun sequence genome:
- the LOC134303746 gene encoding protein B4, producing MAPKKAAETSTSPEKEVKSETTDASEEPSKAVKKVPAHPPTMEMIKEALKELDQRKGVSAQAIRSYIKEKYTTMDESRIKLMVRKALIKGIESGVFVRPANSSTTTGAQGRFRLAIRKPKDAKPAKKSKENSDPNTGKAKEAKAGDVKKTKSVTEGAKPKKAKSDAAASKVAPAKKPKAKRSAETEDTGSKTKTQKTSKKAQSKGDQSGKSSAKKGGKKAAQKAEEGASDGAEVTVPKKGSKRSEDAGQGAAAPKKGVKKAAQKAEDGGGEKNAGAIPKAAGKKSKKAAEK from the exons ATGGCACCTAAGAAAGCAGCTGAAACTAGCACTTCTCCTGAGAAAGAGGTCAAGAGTGAAACAACAG ATGCTTCTGAAGAGCCCAGCAAGGCAGTAAAGAAGGTTCCTGCTCATCCTCCCACGATGGAGATGATTAAGGAGGCTCTGAAGGAGCTGGACCAGAGAAAAGGCGTGTCCGCTCAGGCTATCCGCTCCtacattaaagaaaaatacacCACCATGGACGAGTCCAGGATCAAATTGATGGTGCGCAAAGCTCTCATTAAAGGAATCGAGTCTGGAGTGTTTGTGAGGCCTGCaaactccagcaccaccactgGGGCTCAAGGTCGCTTCCGG CTTGCCATTAGAAAGCCAAAAGATGCCAAACCAGCCAAGAAGAGCAAGGAGAACTCTGACCCCAACACTGGTAAGGCCAAAGAAGCTAAAGCAG GTGACGTGAAGAAAACAAAGTCTGTGACCGAG GGAGCGAAACCTAAGAAAGCGAAGAGCGACGCTGCTGCCTCCAAGGTCGCTCCGGCCAAAAAGCCCAAAGCCAAGCGCTCTGCTGAGACCGAGGACACGGGATCCAAGACCAAAACTCAGAAAACCTCCAAAAAGGCACAAAGTAAAGGTGACCAGTCTGGAAAATCTTCCGCCAAGAAAGGAGGAAAGAAGGCGGCGCAGAAAGCCGAGGAAGGTGCGAGCGATGGTGCGGAGGTGACCGTGCCGAAAAAAGGTAGCAAGAGATCCGAGGATGCCGGTCAGGGAGCAGCAGCACCAAAGAAGGGAGTAAAGAAAGCGGCTCAGAAAGCAGAAGATGGAGGTGGTGAGAAGAACGCTGGTGCCATTCCTAAAGCTGCAGGGAAGAAGAGCAAGAAAGCAGCAGAGAAATGA